A region of Periophthalmus magnuspinnatus isolate fPerMag1 chromosome 13, fPerMag1.2.pri, whole genome shotgun sequence DNA encodes the following proteins:
- the relb gene encoding transcription factor RelB isoform X2: MMATPPSCSLPGTELLERVLERPTLVVVEEPKDRGMRFRYECEGRSAGSILGASSSESSKTQPAIEIQGPIDHIKKVKVTVSLVTKDIPHRPHPHCLVGKDCPHSSGICVVTFNPHVNRRHSFANLGIQCVRRKELEASLQKRRSLNIDPFQTDLSRGIEDIDMNAVRLCFQCELEWEDGKKDCLKPVVSKPIYDKKATTTSQLKITRLNLDRGPCTGKTEVYMLCDKVQKDDIEIVFRRDSWKANGEFAQTDVHRQVGIVFKTPPYQDQNITEEVEVSLCLRRISDQMESEPVTFIYSPRNPDPYEVKRKRKIKSDMSFTERACTSEKNTSAADPFQISPNPPGSTPSSEDLLRAPPGPFQGEACYMEAQCPNMAPDEASLINQLMEMPGFMDIFSDPSFSSSLPSGFDQGPEASTTFTNMDMNSGPYFQDFSHYNDLQFNMLVNESQTASSEMVQVKTEDEV, from the exons ATGATGGCGACCCCTCCCTCATGCTCACTGCCTGGGACAGAGCTGCTAGAGCGGGTCCTGGAGAGGCCCActctggtggtggtggaggagccTAAAGACCGGGGCATGAGGTTCCGCTATGAGTGTGAGGGCCGGTCAGCCGGGAGCATACTGGGAGCGTCCAGCTCAGAGTCCAGCAAGACTCAGCCTGCTATAGAG ATTCAGGGTCCTATTGATCACATTAAGAAGGTGAAAGTTACAGTTTCTCTGGTGACTAAGGACATCCCACATCGGCCTCACCCACACTGCCTTGTTGGAAAAGACTGTCCTCACAGTTCAGGAATCTGTGTAGTTACATTTAATCCTCATGTGAACCGCAGACACAG CTTTGCCAACCTTGGCATTCAGTGTGTGAGGAGAAAAGAGTTGGAGGCATCACTCCAAAAGAGGAGAAGTCTGAATATTGACCCATTTCAAA CTGACCTGTCGAGGGGTATTGAAGACATAGACATGAATGCAGTACGCTTATGCTTTCAATGTGAGCTGGAGTGGGAGGATGGCAAAAAGGACTGCCTCAAGCCAGTTGTGTCAAAGCCCATCtatgacaaaa AGGCTACAACCACATCCCAACTAAAGATTACAAGATTAAACCTGGATCGAGGGCCCTGCACTGGCAAGACTGAGGTGTACATGTTGTGTGACAAAGTGCAGAAAG ATGACATTGAGATTGTCTTTCGGCGAGATTCTTGGAAAGCAAATGGAGAGTTTGCCCAGACAGATGTCCATCGGCAGGTGGGAATTGTGTTCAAGACACCGCCGTATCAGGACCAGAACATCACCGAGGAGGTGGAGGTCAGTTTGTGTTTGCGCCGCATCTCTGACCAGATGGAGAGTGAACCAGTAACTTTCATATACAGCCCCCGCAACCCAG ATCCTTATGAAGTTAAGCGTAAAAGAAAGATTAAGTCAGACATGAGCTTCACAGAGAGAGCGTGCACATCAG AGAAGAACACCTCTGCTGCAGACCCATTCCAGATTTCACCAAACCCTCCTGGATCGACTCCATCCTCAGAGGATCTCCTTCGGGCTCCGCCTGGCCCGTTTCAGGGTGAAGCCTGTTACATGGAAGCCCAGTGCCCCAACATGGCTCCTGATGAAGCCTCTCTCATCAATCAGTTAATGGAGATGCCTGGATTTATGGACATATTTTCTGACCCAagtttttcctcctctcttccctctggcTTTGACCAGGGGCCTGAGGCCAGCACCACCTTCACAAACATGGACATGAATTCTGGCCCTTACTTCCAGGACTTTTCTCATTATAATGATTTACAGTTTAACATGCTGGTCAATGAGAGTCAGACTGCTTCATCTGAGATGGTTCAGGTGAAGACTGAAGATGAGGTATGA
- the six5 gene encoding homeobox protein SIX5: MASLSLDSEEQSPKTKDEHTPAHVKEEEDFGRSVASEKQSLQNSELSFSTDQVSCLCEALLQAGNVDRLWRFLSTIHPSSELLRGNETLLKAQALVAFHREEFKELYAILESHDFHPSNHGFLQDLYLKARYKEAERSRGRSLGAVDKYRLRKKFPLPKTIWDGEETVYLLKEKSRNALKECYKSNRYPSPDEKKNLAKVTGLSLKQVSNWFKNRRQRDRTPSGTHSKSESDGNHSTEDEASAMDDVPEQLEEPSSIISFSAVSGNTGGPLILNGSSGFLTAPQPILLNGNSLISGAGGGVLINGLNLGDCQTVTLSPVAGNSSLILDGSQVMTKPNVQPQHTLTVAKQEDELDVDKPVIVATNTTHASNPPSVISMPIKTDRDTLDFISIPKERQTKPNILRHHTDSSSFLTSTPFSSTVNSAPKLLLTQTTKNQELISLPASIASARTVISSSLCSQEGNFVVFATTSSTITASSSVVSSTPSPSQVLSLPQVVPSIQGIPVSQLVQHSSATQGSQCPQLVPVSPLSPPTSLLQSTITADHRLHQHEAASTLPEVGITTVSISQHATNQLSQQLSSQLVDQNGPIAAVGKIQVPQLLSISSPTQVFPTPKGAHAQLVSVSLPQLVPVSSIQTSNTISFPQVVPATPSLTVSSAGPPVQILASGPTAPSLGQAPLRINTISPIQTVASPASVAPSVQLLNSGIIQLPATPPGNLLLSGSPFLSVQQGKLILTIPAGIQLTGLSSKPEVSSVSSNGVGPSVASQPLSMPSLTSSFTTSAFTTSQTPIHSTTALEHSLSTTPQNALTPESMLTLCPTYSGLTSNAQLSHSASAWSPASNMSQLFDVRGKSDLHVDPSLLAGLSGGESLLLGSPSPEQGMDTSSPLASSEDIEGESKILTQLQSVPVDDDDLGL, translated from the exons atggCTTCCTTGTCTTTGGACTCTGAGGAACAATCACCAAAGACCAAAGACGAGCATACACCAGCACATGTCAAAGAAGAGGAAGATTTCGGCCGATCTGTTGCATCGGAAAAACAAAGTTTACAGAATTCGGAGCTGAGCTTTTCCACTGACCAAGTGTCGTGTCTGTGCGAGGCCCTTCTGCAGGCGGGTAATGTGGATCGCCTGTGGAGATTTCTCTCCACGATTCATCCCTCGTCCGAGCTGCTACGTGGCAATGAGACCCTTCTCAAGGCCCAGGCTCTGGTGGCTTTCCACCGCGAAGAGTTCAAGGAGCTTTACGCGATTCTGGAAAGCCATGACTTTCACCCGTCTAACCATGGGTTCCTGCAGGACCTGTACCTGAAGGCTCGCTACAAAGAAGCAGAGAGGTCCCGGGGCCGCAGCCTGGGTGCTGTGGATAAGTACCGTCTCAGAAAGAAGTTTCCCTTGCCCAAAACAATATGGGATGGAGAGGAGACCGTGTACCTGCTCAAAGAGAAATCACGTAATGCACTAAAAGAATGTTATAAAAGCAACAGGTATCCCAGTCCGGACGAGAAGAAAAACCTGGCCAAAGTTACAGGATTATCTCTCAAACAAGTGAGCAACTGGTTCAAAAACCGGAGACAGAGGGATAGGACCCCGTCTGGGACACACAGCAAAAG TGAGTCTGATGGtaaccacagcacagaggatGAAGCAAGTGCCATGGACGATGTCCCAGAGCAGTTAGAGGAGCCTTCATCTATCATCTCTTTTTCTGCAGTTTCTGGTAACACAGGAGGGCCGCTCATTCTGAATGGATCCAGTGGATTTCTCACTGCTCCTCAGCCTATTCTCCTAAATGGGAATTCCCTTATTTCTGGTGCTGGAGGTGGAGTCCTCATTAATGGCTTAAACCTTGGGGACTGTCAAACTGTAACACTAAGTCCTGTTGCAGGGAACTCTTCTTTGATATTAGATGGTTCTCAGGTAATGACAAAACCAAATGTACAGCCACAGCATACACTAACAGTAGCAAAACAGGAGGATGAGCTTGATGTAGACAAGCCTGTCATTGTTgccacaaatacaacacatgcCTCAAACCCACCATCAGTTATTTCTATGCCAAtcaagacagacagagacacattgGACTTCATCAGCATTCCTAAAGAAAGGCAGACCAAACCTAATATACTACGCCACCATACTGACTCTTCGTCTTTTTTAACATCTACACCCTTTTCATCCACTGTAAACAGTGCGCCAAAGTTACTGTTAACACAAACAACCAAAAATCAGGAACTGATCTCTCTTCCAGCATCTATAGCATCTGCAAGAACAGTCATTTCTTCATCTCTCTGCAGTCAGGAGGGCaactttgttgtttttgccaCTACCAGCTCCACAATAACCGCCTCTAGCTCAGTTGTTTCGTccactccctccccctctcaggtcctctctctcccccaggTAGTTCCTTCTATTCAAGGCATACCTGTCTCCCAGCTGGTACAACATTCTTCAGCCACTCAGGGGTCCCAGTGTCCTCAGTTGGTCCCTGTGTCTCCACTTTCACCCCCAACTTCACTGTTGCAAAGCACAATAACTGCAGACCACAGACTACATCAGCATGAGGCAGCGTCAACTCTGCCTGAAGTTGGTATAACCACAGTGTCCATTTCACAACATGCTACAAATCAGCTTTCACAGCAGTTAAGTAGTCAACTGGTGGACCAGAATGGTCCAATTGCTGCAGTTGGAAAAATACAAGTTCCACAACTCCTTTCCATTTCTTCTCCAACACAAGTGTTTCCCACTCCCAAAGGGGCTCATGCACAGTTGGTGTCTGTTTCACTGCCACAGCTGGTTCCAGTTTCATCCATCCAAACATCTAACACAATCTCGTTTCCACAAGTGGTGCCTGCCACCCCATCACTGACCGTGTCTTCTGCTGGACCACCTGTACAGATTCTGGCATCTGGCCCCACTGCTCCTAGCCTAGGACAGGCCCCCCTAAGGATCAACACCATCAGCCCTATTCAAACTGTAGCTTCTCCAGCCAGTGTGGCTCCCAGTGTGCAGCTGTTAAACTCTGGGATCATTCAACTCCCTGCAACTCCACCAG GCAACCTGCTCCTCAGTGGAAGTCCATTCTTAAGTGTTCAGCAAGGCAAGCTAATATTGACAATTCCAGCGGGAATTCAACTTACAGGTTTGTCCTCAAAACCAGAGGTTTCCTCTGTGTCCAGTAATGGGGTTGGCCCTTCAGTTGCCTCACAACCTTTAAGTATGCCAAGTTTAACTAGCAGTTTTACAACATCTGCCTTCACTACAAGCCAGACACCAATCCACTCTACTACAGCATTAGAGCACTCACTTTCCACCACCCCCCAAAATGCCCTCACCCCAGAGAGCATGCTAACCCTTTGTCCCACATATAGTGGATTGACATCAAATGCACAACTGTCTCATTCTGCCTCTGCCTGGAGCCCAGCATCAAATATGTCTCAGCTGTTTGATGTCCGTGGCAAAAGTGATCTTCATGTTGATCCGTCTTTGTTAGCAGGCCTGTCTGGAGGGGAATCCCTGCTTCTCGGGAGCCCTTCTCCTGAGCAGGGAATGGATACCAGCTCACCACTTGCTAGCTCAGAGGACATTGAAGGCGAGTCCAAAATTCTTACACAACTACAATCTGTGCctgttgatgatgatgatttgggTCTGTAG
- the relb gene encoding transcription factor RelB isoform X1 — protein sequence MKGMDIFNGTSDSLHELSWEAEPALSLPRPEPPPDQQLTDHSLSDIDFFFKIINEHRDQQMPSLPRPPSPPSGSHLQSQSTNVSKPRLVARGTACQASYNLVRPLSGSSRNMMATPPSCSLPGTELLERVLERPTLVVVEEPKDRGMRFRYECEGRSAGSILGASSSESSKTQPAIEIQGPIDHIKKVKVTVSLVTKDIPHRPHPHCLVGKDCPHSSGICVVTFNPHVNRRHSFANLGIQCVRRKELEASLQKRRSLNIDPFQTDLSRGIEDIDMNAVRLCFQCELEWEDGKKDCLKPVVSKPIYDKKATTTSQLKITRLNLDRGPCTGKTEVYMLCDKVQKDDIEIVFRRDSWKANGEFAQTDVHRQVGIVFKTPPYQDQNITEEVEVSLCLRRISDQMESEPVTFIYSPRNPDPYEVKRKRKIKSDMSFTERACTSEKNTSAADPFQISPNPPGSTPSSEDLLRAPPGPFQGEACYMEAQCPNMAPDEASLINQLMEMPGFMDIFSDPSFSSSLPSGFDQGPEASTTFTNMDMNSGPYFQDFSHYNDLQFNMLVNESQTASSEMVQVKTEDEV from the exons ATGAAAGGCATGGATATTTTCAACGGTACTTCTG ATTCTTTGCATGAATTATCCTGGGAGGCAGAACCGGCATTGTCCCTGCCCAGACCTGAGCCTCCTCCTGACCAGCAGCTCACAG ATCATAGTCTCTCTGACATTG attttttcttcaaaatcatCAATGAGCACAGGGACCAGCAGATGCCCTCTCTTCCCagacccccctctcctccctctgggAGCCACCTCCAGTCACAAAGCACCAATGTCAGTAAACCCAGGCTGGTGGCAAGAGGGACTGCATGTCAA GCATCGTATAACTTGGTGCGGCCTTTAAGTGGTTCCAGCAGGAACATGATGGCGACCCCTCCCTCATGCTCACTGCCTGGGACAGAGCTGCTAGAGCGGGTCCTGGAGAGGCCCActctggtggtggtggaggagccTAAAGACCGGGGCATGAGGTTCCGCTATGAGTGTGAGGGCCGGTCAGCCGGGAGCATACTGGGAGCGTCCAGCTCAGAGTCCAGCAAGACTCAGCCTGCTATAGAG ATTCAGGGTCCTATTGATCACATTAAGAAGGTGAAAGTTACAGTTTCTCTGGTGACTAAGGACATCCCACATCGGCCTCACCCACACTGCCTTGTTGGAAAAGACTGTCCTCACAGTTCAGGAATCTGTGTAGTTACATTTAATCCTCATGTGAACCGCAGACACAG CTTTGCCAACCTTGGCATTCAGTGTGTGAGGAGAAAAGAGTTGGAGGCATCACTCCAAAAGAGGAGAAGTCTGAATATTGACCCATTTCAAA CTGACCTGTCGAGGGGTATTGAAGACATAGACATGAATGCAGTACGCTTATGCTTTCAATGTGAGCTGGAGTGGGAGGATGGCAAAAAGGACTGCCTCAAGCCAGTTGTGTCAAAGCCCATCtatgacaaaa AGGCTACAACCACATCCCAACTAAAGATTACAAGATTAAACCTGGATCGAGGGCCCTGCACTGGCAAGACTGAGGTGTACATGTTGTGTGACAAAGTGCAGAAAG ATGACATTGAGATTGTCTTTCGGCGAGATTCTTGGAAAGCAAATGGAGAGTTTGCCCAGACAGATGTCCATCGGCAGGTGGGAATTGTGTTCAAGACACCGCCGTATCAGGACCAGAACATCACCGAGGAGGTGGAGGTCAGTTTGTGTTTGCGCCGCATCTCTGACCAGATGGAGAGTGAACCAGTAACTTTCATATACAGCCCCCGCAACCCAG ATCCTTATGAAGTTAAGCGTAAAAGAAAGATTAAGTCAGACATGAGCTTCACAGAGAGAGCGTGCACATCAG AGAAGAACACCTCTGCTGCAGACCCATTCCAGATTTCACCAAACCCTCCTGGATCGACTCCATCCTCAGAGGATCTCCTTCGGGCTCCGCCTGGCCCGTTTCAGGGTGAAGCCTGTTACATGGAAGCCCAGTGCCCCAACATGGCTCCTGATGAAGCCTCTCTCATCAATCAGTTAATGGAGATGCCTGGATTTATGGACATATTTTCTGACCCAagtttttcctcctctcttccctctggcTTTGACCAGGGGCCTGAGGCCAGCACCACCTTCACAAACATGGACATGAATTCTGGCCCTTACTTCCAGGACTTTTCTCATTATAATGATTTACAGTTTAACATGCTGGTCAATGAGAGTCAGACTGCTTCATCTGAGATGGTTCAGGTGAAGACTGAAGATGAGGTATGA
- the qpctla gene encoding glutaminyl-peptide cyclotransferase-like a — protein sequence MSRHSRRYKLPPQDCSSPSVPGCDRVWMPRVRVLLLCLIGVLVLAMVLEVFLSNNSIDGNSANRFPETDWIKGRLSHKPSKCSTAQIRYLASQVDGNRLWETHLRPILIERLPGTPGSLAVQQHITSTLSSLSAGWSIDLDSFQSPTPRGRVTFTNIVATLDPAAPRRLLLACHYDSKSLPADPRNPKRVFLGASDSAVPCAMILELATLLDAQLKTFKQQKLPVTLQLVFFDGEESFEEWTDSDSLYGSRYMAEQMATTPHPRGSAHTTMLQAVDLFVLLDLLGAPTPLIVNHFDNTARWFDRLITAEKRLHRQGLLASHPSEQAYFRKDVYLGPVQDDHIPFLHRGVPVLHVIATPFPQFWHTLDDTEENMHRPTVENLTKILAVFLAEYLGLY from the exons ATGTCCCGGCACAGCCGACGATACAAGCTTCCGCCGCAGGACTGTAGCAGCCCCTCTGTGCCCGGCTGTGACCGCGTGTGGATGCCTCGTGTCCGCGTTCTCTTGCTCTGTCTAATCGGGGTCTTGGTGCTGGCCATGGTGCTGGAGGTATTCTTATCCAACAACTCCATCGATGGAAACTCTGCGAACCGCTTTCCAGAAACAGACTGGATAAAAGGCAGA TTGTCTCATAAGCCAagtaagtgctccactgctCAAATTCGGTACTTGGCCTCTCAAGTCGATGGAAATCGTTTATGGGAGACCCATTTGAGGCCCATTCTCATAGAGAGACTTCCTGGGACTCCAGGCAGCCTGGCAGTGCAGCAg CATATCACCTCCACACTGTCTTCACTGTCGGCAGGCTGGAGTATTGATTTAGACTCTTTCCAGTCTCCAACTCCACGTGGCCGGGTGACATTCACAAACATTGTGGCCACATTGGACCCTGCAGCACCTCGCAGACTACTACTAGCCTGCCACTATGACTCTAAATCCCTTCCCGCAGACCCGCGAAACCCAAAGAGGGTATTTCTGGGTGCCAGTGATTCAGCAGTGCCTTGTGCCATGATCCTGGAGCTTGCAACATTGTTAGATGCACaacttaaaacatttaaacagcag AAACTCCCAGTAACACTTCAGCTGGTGTTTTTTGATGGTGAAGAATCGTTTGAAGAATGGACTGATAGTGATTCACTCTATGGCTCTCGGTACATGGCTGAACAAATGGCCACCACACCTCACCCCAGGGGCTCTGCACACACCACGATGCTTCAGGCTGTG GATCTTTTTGTGCTTCTGGATCTGCTCGGAGCCCCTACTCCTCTCATTGTAAATCACTTTGATAACACTGCCCGTTGGTTCGATCGTCTTATTACAGCAG AAAAGAGACTCCATCGACAGGGTCTGCTGGCTTCACATCCTTCTGAACAAGCTTACTTCAGGAAAGACGTGTATCTAGGGCCTGTTCAAGATGACCATATCCCTTTTCTTCACAGAG GGGTTCCCGTGCTACACGTCATTGCTACACCTTTCCCTCAGTTTTGGCATACACTGGATGACACAGAGGAGAATATGCATCGCCCCACTGTGGAAAACCTAACAAAGATTCTTGCCGTCTTCCTGGCAGAATATTTGGGATTGTATTAG
- the tbcb gene encoding tubulin-folding cofactor B — MDGVVIITNPIVNVRLTSTISTFESKGKFNRGITIAELKGKLEMIVGASAASMELELFNVGDEFLQKLEDNDALLGSFPVDDDCRIHVIDRSGGLLGDLSDVSKVEKFELPDEEYDKRTNTVRSFMKKRAVGHYNEEEMKKKKAELAAQEEEQKGAAEAISVGSRCKVQVLGQPTKIGSVMFVGTTDFKPGYWVGVKYDEPLGKNDGSVNGKRYFECPNQYGAFVKPLSVTVGDFPEEDYGLDEM; from the exons ATGGACGGTGTCGTGATTATTACCAACCCTATTGTAAATGTGCGACTCACAAGCACAATTTCAACGTTTGAGTCGAAAGGAAAATTTAACAGAGGCATAACTATAGCAGAATTAAAG GGAAAGCTGGAAATGATTGTGGGCGCCTCTGCCGCGAGCATGGAGCTGGAGCTGTTTAATGTTGGAGACGAGTTTTTGCAGAAACTTGAAGATAATGACGCTTTACTGGGCTCGTTTCCTGTCGATGATGACTGCAGGATACAT GTTATTGATAGAAGTGGAGGACTTCTGGGAGACTTGAGTGATGTTTCCAAAGTAGAAAAGTTCGAACTTCCAGATGAAGAGTATGACAAACGAACAA ACACAGTAAGGTCCTTTATGAAGAAACGCGCTGTCGGGCACTACAATGaagaagaaatgaaaaaaaagaaagctgAACTTGCAGCTCAGGAAGAGGAACAAAAAGGTGCAGCGGAGGCTATTAGCGTTGGTAGTCGCTGTAAGGTGCAAGTCCTTGGGCAGCCAACCAAGATTGGCTCAGTCATGTTTGTTG GCACAACAGATTTCAAGCCTGGCTACTGGGTGGGTGTGAAGTATGATGAACCCTTGGGGAAAAATGATGGAAG TGTGAATGGAAAACGCTACTTTGAATGTCCAAACCAATATGGTGCATTTGTAAAGCCTTTAAGTGTGACTGTGGGAGACTTTCCTGAAGAAGATTATGGTTTGGATGAAATGTAA
- the clptm1 gene encoding putative lipid scramblase CLPTM1 — translation MATQETEPTKATVTNGEVSTNGSATTTTDGQTVQANAQDPQQQQPQQAPNAWQVIKGVLFRIFIIWAISSWFRRGPATPDPNTPAGAPRVPSRNLFAKDTLMDMYVYVSQEEVFSDFNNTDALFWFHRDLVYGDWTTGEDGDGCYQNYKEMDIPKKIQQNGSLYIHVYFTKSGFNPDPKRKGQYRRLATVHASRMLNKFKRRKFLKTKNLLTGETEADPEMIKRAESHGPVEIISHWHPNLTVNMVDDHTAWVKGSVPPPLDQHVKFDAVSGDYYPIVYFNDYWNLQKDYYPINETLTKLPLRLTFCPLSLWRWQLYAAQNARSPWNFLPEDTYEQSDEDQDSVKVALLETNPYLLGLTIVVSIVHSIFEFLAFKNDIQFWNSRQSLEGLSVRSIIFGVFQSLVVLLYILDNETNFVVQVSVFIGLLIDLWKITKVMDVKLDRENKIAGVIPKLVFTDKSTYVESSTKIYDDMAFKYLSWFLYPLFGCYAVYSLLYVEHKGWYSWVLSMLYGFLLTFGFITMTPQLFINYKMKSVAHLPWRMLTYKALNTFIDDLFAFVIKMPMMYRIGCLRDDVVFFIYLYQRWIYRVDPNRVNEFGTSGVDHSQNNTAAEVTSSESTAVTNKSDGEKKND, via the exons ATGGCGACGCAGGAGACAGAGCCGACCAAGGCTACCGTGACCAACGGCGAG gTCAGTACCAATGGCAGTGCAACAACGACAACAGATGGCCAGACTGTGCAGGCAAATGCACAGGATCCACAGCAACAGCAGCCACAGCAAGCGCCAAACGCATGGCAAGTCATAAAAGGAGTCCTCTTTAG AATCTTTATAATATGGGCTATTAGTAGTTGGTTTCGACGAGGGCCAGCAACTCCTGACCCCAACACTCCAGCTGGGGCGCCCAGAGTTCCCAGCAGAAACCTCTTTGCCAAGGACACTCTCATG gacatgtatgtctatgtttCCCAAGAGGAGGTTTTCTCTGACTTCAACAACACAGATGCCCTGTTCTGGTTCCACAGGGATCTGGTCTATGGAGACTGGACCACaggagaggatggagatggCTGCTATCAGAACTATAAGGAGATGGACATCCCAAAG AAAATACAGCAGAATGGCTCTCTCTACATACATGTATACTTCACTAAAAGTGGATTCAATCCAGACCCAAAACGCAAGGGACAGTATCGTAGACTTGCAACAGTTCATGCATCAAGAA TGCTAAATAAGTTCAAACGAAGAAAGTTTCTAAAGACAAAGAACTTGCTTACgggggagacagaggcagaTCCCGAGATGATTAAG cGGGCAGAAAGCCATGGGCCAGTAGAGATAATTTCCCATTGGCACCCCAATCTCACTGTTAACATGGTAGATGACCACACCGCTTGGGTCAAAGGCTCCGTTCCTCCTCCTCTAGATCAAC ATGTTAAGTTTGATGCTGTCAGTGGCGACTATTACCCTATAGTTTACTTTAATGACTACTGGAACCTCCAAAAGGACTACTATCCCATCAATGAGACTCTGACGAAGCTCCCCCTTCGTCTGAccttctgtcccctctctctgtggagGTGGCAGTTGTATGCTGCCCAGAATGCTCGCTCGCCTTGGAACTTCCTCCCTGAGGACACATATGAGCAGTCTGATGAAGATCAAGACTCTGtcaag GTGGCACTTCTGGAGACCAACCCATATCTCCTTGGACTGACGATTGTCGTGTCAATTGTGCACagcatttttgagtttttagccTTTAAAAATG ATATCCAGTTTTGGAACAGTCGACAGTCCTTGGAAGGGTTGTCTGTGCGGTCCATTATTTTTGGCGTGTTCCAGTCACTAGTGGTCCTGCTGTACATCCTGGACAATGAAACCAACTTTGTTGTTCAAGTGAGCGTCTTCATTGGCCTTCTCATTGACCTATGGAAAATTACCAAGGTCATGGATGTCAAA TTGGACAGAGAAAACAAAATCGCTGGGGTAATTCCAAAATTGGTCTTCACAGACAAGTCTACATATGTGGAGTCTTCAACCAAGATCTATGATGAT ATGGCATTTAAATACTTGTCCTGGTTCCTTTATCCCCTGTTTGGCTGCTatgctgtttacagtttattgTATGTAGAGCACAAAGGCTGGTACTCCTGGGTACTCAGTATGCTCTATGGATTCTTGTTAACTTTTG GTTTTATCACCATGACACCACAGCTTTTCATCAACTACAAAATGAAATCTGTGGCACACCTCCCATGGAGGATGCTCACATACAAAGCCCTCAATACCTTCATTGATGACCTGTTTGCCTTTGTCATCAAGATGCCCATGATGTACAGGATAGGATGCCTCAGAGACG ATGTTGTCTTTTTCATTTACCTGTATCAGCGCTGGATCTATCGCGTGGATCCCAACAGAGTAAATGAATTTGGCACTAGTGGAGTGGACCATTCCCAGAACAACACCGCAGCAGAGGTAACATCCTCTGAATCCACAGCTGTCACCAACAAATcagatggagagaagaagaacgaTTAA
- the mrpl28 gene encoding 39S ribosomal protein L28, mitochondrial, with protein MPLHKYPPNIWNVLKLKQGIYARLPKHYLKSLEPKEPTPVHFRPLGVEYKLNPKTGQRERVQDVPIPVYSPPQSQDGLWGGEGWISGYRYANNDKMSNRLKKTWKPQLFKRELYSEILDHKFTITVTSRTLDLIDAAFGFDFYILKTPKEDLNSKLGMDLKRAMLLRLARKDQELYPQDSVKRERVYNKYKKFEIPEEEAEWVGLSLEEAVEKQRQLEHKEPEPLFKASVDKLVEELHIQKLSEPHLIEKN; from the exons ATGCCACTTCATAAATACCCTCCCAATATCTGGAATGTTTTAAAATTGAAGCAGGGCATTTATGCTCGTTTACCAAAGCATTACCTCAAGTCCTTGGAGCCAAAGGAACCTACACCTGTCCACTTCAGGCCTCTGGGTGTTGAGTACAAACTCAACCCAAAGACTggccaaagagagagagtgcaggATGTCCCGATCCCTGTGTACAGTCCTCCACAATCCCAGGATGGGCTGTGGGGCGGAGAGGGCTGGATATCGGGCTACAGATATGCAAACAATGATAAG ATGTCAAATCGTTTAAAAAAGACATGGAAACCACAACTGTTCAAACGAGAGCTTTACAGTGAAATCCTCGATCACAAATTTACCATTACAGTCACATCCAGGACTCTGGACCTGATTGATGCAGCTTTTGGTTTTGACTTTTATATTCTCAAG ACGCCAAAAGAAGACCTCAACTCCAAGCTGGGTATGGATTTGAAGAGGGCGATGTTACTCCGCCTGGCACGCAAAGATCAAGAACTTTATCCCCAAGACTCTgtcaagagagagagggtgtacAATAAGTATAAG AAGTTTGAGATCCCTGAAGAGGAGGCAGAGTGGGTGGGCCTGAGTCTGGAGGAAGCTGTTGAAAAACAGCGGCAGCTGGAGCACAAG gAACCTGAACCATTATTTAAAGCCAGTGTGGACAAACTGGTTGAGGAACTGCATATTCAAAAACTGTCAGAGCCACATCTCATAGAGAAGAATTGA